From the genome of Bradyrhizobium sp. G127:
AGCATCTCGATGCTCAGATTGCGCAGCCGCTGGAACTGGCCTGATTTTGCGACATCTTCCCGTCCCGCGATAGCATAGATCACCTCTGGCTCCTTCTTGCCCTTCACGGTGATGAAATCGAGTTCGAGGATTGCGAACTTGTCCTTCGCCGCCAGAGCCGTCGCCGAACCGGCAATGATCGGAACGCCGTAGGATTTCGACTGCCCCTCCAGACGGGAGGCAAGATTCACACTGTCACCCAGCACCGAGTAGTCGAACCGCAGGTTGGATCCCATGTTGCCGACCACGCAAGTGCCAGTGTTCAATCCGATACCGACATGCATCGGGATGAAGGGCTTGCCACTCTCTTTGGCCTCACGCTCGCGTTCGACATTCAGCAGTTCGATACGGTCGATCATGTCGAGCGCCGCCTCGCAGGCGTTGATCTGGTGCGCCTGATCGTTTAGCGGCGCGTTCCAGAATGCCATGATGGCGTCGCCCATGTATTTGTCGATGGTGCCCTTGCGATCGAGGATCGCGTTGGTCAAGGGGGTCAGGAACCGGTTCATCAACGAGGTCAGACCTTGAGGATCATGCTTGAACGATTCGGAGATCGTGGTGAAACCTCGCACGTCGCTGAACATGATGGTCATGTCGCGCTCTTCGCCGCCGAGCACGAGCTTTTCCGGCGACTGCGCCAGCTGCTCGACCAGTGCCGGCGACAGATATTGACCGAATGCGGAGCGGATGCGGCGGCGCTGGGCCTGTTCGCGGAAATAGCTGCTGAACACCAGCACCAGATAGATGGCCGTGCTGGCGAGCAATGGAAAGGTGAAATCGATCAGCAGCCGGTGTTGCGTGAAAAAGTACCATGACGTCGCCACCATAATGGCAACGATAACGGCTCCAAAGACCAGTAGCATGACGGCGCTAAGAACCGGTGCCAACCAGATGATCGCCAGCCCGAACAGGATTGCCGCCAGCAGTTCCGCTCCAACGGCGTAGTTCGGCTGCGACAACACCGAACGCGTCAACGCGCTTTCCAAGACCTGTGCGTGGACCTCAACGCCAGGCATCACCGGATCGAGCGGCGTGGTCTTGACGTCCAGCAATCCGACGGCCGAGGTGCCGATCAGAATCAGCTTGCGGGAAATCTTGTCCGGACCGATTGTGCCATCCAGCACGTCGGCCGCGGACACGTAACGAGCCGCATCATGTTTGGCGAAATGCACCCAGAGCTGGCCGTTGCGATCGGTCGGGATTTCAAACCCCGGCACGGCCACGCTTTTGACGCCGGCTTCGTCGGATTTGACGAGGATGGTGTCGGATTTGGTGACGATGCGCAGCATCTCGAATGTCAGCGAGGGCATCAGTTCGCCCTGCGCCTCCATGATCATCGGGACGCGCCGTACGATGCCGTCGCGTTCGGTGCGGATCGTGAACAGCCCCCGTCCCGGCGCCGCTTCCTCGAGAATGGGGACGTTGCGAAGCAAGCCGGGGAAGTTGAGCAGGAACGGGCGCGGATCGCCGCCCAGGGTCGCTAATCCGGTCAACGGCAGTTTCAGATCAGGCTGCGGCACAAATTTCGGCAAACCGGATTCACCGAGAACGGAAGGCGATTGTCGTAACACGTCGGCGAACACCTGATCGTTGCTGGGCAGCGTCCGCAACTTGGCGCGGCTATCTTCATCGAGATCGCGGAATGAATCAGCCACAAGGGCTGGCGACAGCCGGTCCGGCTCCGCAAAGACAATATCGAAGGCGATCGCAGCTGCGCCGAGATCGGTCAGGCGCTTGACGAGATCGGCGACGCGCGTTCGCGGCCACGGCCATTGCCCGAACTTCGCGAGACTCTTTTCATCGAGATCAACAATGACGACCGGACGTTGCGTCGTGTTACGCGGCTGAAGGATCTGATAGCCGTCGAAGGTGCGGACGCGTAATTCCTCTAGCGGAATCGGATCAGCCACGCGCACGCCGAGCAGCGCGATCAGCAGCAGGATACACAGCATTCGCGCGTAGCCGAACAGCCTCGCGTAGTGCCGCAGGCGGGCGAGGAAACGGACCGCCGATTTCAGGACGCCATGCACCATGCCGCAGACCGATATCCGTCACTTTTCCCGGAACGCGCGCATGAGCTGGTCGCTCAGCGGCTTCGCGAGATAGGATATCATGGTACGTTCGCCGGTCTGCACAAAAGCCTCAACCGGCATGCCGGGAATCAGTTTGACATCTCCCAGCTTCGCAACCTCCGCCGGAGGCAAGGAAA
Proteins encoded in this window:
- a CDS encoding adenylate/guanylate cyclase domain-containing protein, whose product is MVHGVLKSAVRFLARLRHYARLFGYARMLCILLLIALLGVRVADPIPLEELRVRTFDGYQILQPRNTTQRPVVIVDLDEKSLAKFGQWPWPRTRVADLVKRLTDLGAAAIAFDIVFAEPDRLSPALVADSFRDLDEDSRAKLRTLPSNDQVFADVLRQSPSVLGESGLPKFVPQPDLKLPLTGLATLGGDPRPFLLNFPGLLRNVPILEEAAPGRGLFTIRTERDGIVRRVPMIMEAQGELMPSLTFEMLRIVTKSDTILVKSDEAGVKSVAVPGFEIPTDRNGQLWVHFAKHDAARYVSAADVLDGTIGPDKISRKLILIGTSAVGLLDVKTTPLDPVMPGVEVHAQVLESALTRSVLSQPNYAVGAELLAAILFGLAIIWLAPVLSAVMLLVFGAVIVAIMVATSWYFFTQHRLLIDFTFPLLASTAIYLVLVFSSYFREQAQRRRIRSAFGQYLSPALVEQLAQSPEKLVLGGEERDMTIMFSDVRGFTTISESFKHDPQGLTSLMNRFLTPLTNAILDRKGTIDKYMGDAIMAFWNAPLNDQAHQINACEAALDMIDRIELLNVEREREAKESGKPFIPMHVGIGLNTGTCVVGNMGSNLRFDYSVLGDSVNLASRLEGQSKSYGVPIIAGSATALAAKDKFAILELDFITVKGKKEPEVIYAIAGREDVAKSGQFQRLRNLSIEMLACYRSRDWDGALAAIAKGRIADEARNFTAFYDLYSERIEAFRKTPPPDDWNGVFALTTK